In one window of Miscanthus floridulus cultivar M001 chromosome 12, ASM1932011v1, whole genome shotgun sequence DNA:
- the LOC136495319 gene encoding uncharacterized protein, whose amino-acid sequence MGVRSRRSNSKRRRAATVYIDDSGGGGGVDLISGLNDDLLLRILDLVSDAENVVCTHALSRRWHGLWTGVAALCFDFSSWRKLCRSDVAAERYIAFVNGALALRATAAKEPAFVEDLAISFDISEQEIGQLVPYPWKLHRDGSVTPCSTR is encoded by the exons ATGGGCGTGCGAAGCCGCAGGTCGAATTCGAAACGACGAAGGGCAGCCACTGTATACATCGAcgacagcggcggcggtggcggcgtggacTTGATCAGCGGCCTCAACGACGACTTGCTACTGCGCATCCTGGATCTGGTATCGGACGCCGAGAACGTCGTGTGCACCCACGCGCTCTCGCGGCGATGGCATGGCCTCTGGACGGGGGTCGCCGCCCTGTGCTTCGACTTCAGCAGCTGGCGAAAGCTTTGCAG GTCAGACGTTGCCGCGGAACGGTACATTGCCTTCGTCAATGGCGCTCTCGCGCTTCGTGCTACCGCCGCGAAGGAGCCCGCTTTCGTTGAGGACCTAGCCATCTCGTTCGACATATCTGAACAAGAAATAGGACAGCTAGTGCCCTATCCATGGAAGCTGCACAGGGATGGATCCGTAACGCCGTGCAGCACGCGGTGA